The DNA window TCCGCGGGGATGTGTTCTTCACAAAAGGGGTTGATGTAAAGGCGTCCCTGCATTAGCAAGCGCTCTACCGGAGGAGTCTCAAGAGGAAATAGTTCCCGGAACTCGGGCCTGTCGCTCATCTTCAACTGATGGGTCAGCATTCTATCCAGCTTTTTGTCCAGTTGATCGTGGGCATTAGGCCCGTACCAGACACCCTGGTGAAGAAGGTAAAACTTAATTGCCACTTCCCAGTGTTCAATCTGTCCTGACTCGGTATTTTTCAATATCAAATCTACAGCGCCTATGGTTCGTCCGTCAGGGGCATTTAGTTGAATCTCTTCTGCCACTATTTGGTAGTGATGAGAATTAGATAGCAGCATGGTACATAAGTGCTGATAGAGAAAGCCGAGTCTTGGGTTGCCGTTGTACTCTTCAGACGCGCATAAAGGAGGTGCGGATACCTCTTCAAGAGTTACAAAGGGCGCTCGTAATTGAAAAAGTGGTGGCGACGTTGCGATCCATTGATAAAAACGTTGCAGTTGATTCATCGCTTTCCTCTTCCCTTTGGTTCCGAACAATAAGATGCTACGCAATTGTAACGAATTTTGACGGCTGTGGGCAAAGGAGATCTGGCATCAACAACTCGGTTCGATATACACTTTATATACGACGCTATCTGGGGAATATGCACTGGAAATTGGACTTGATGATGAATAATTTAAAGCTAGAACAGATTCTTAACGACAAACTTTCACCGCAGTTAATTAAAGATTACGCTCCGAATGGATTGCAGGTAGAGGGCACATCAGCGGTGAAGCGTATTGTCACTGGTGTCACTGCTTCACAAGCTTTGATTGATAAGGCTGTTGAACTTAACGCCGATGCTTTGCTTGTCCATCATGGTTACTTCTGGAAAGGTGAGCCTGAGCCCATCCGTGGCATGAAGGGAAAGCGGATCCGTAGTTTAATTAAGAATGACATCAACTTATATGGTTATCATCTACCGCTAGATATTCACCCAGAACTCGGAAACAACGTTGAGCTTGCTCGTCTGCTTGAAATTGAAGTTGAAGGCGGCTTGGAAGGGCATCCACAGTCAGTAGCGATGTATGGACGTTTGAAAAAGCCGATGACAGGTGCTGAATTTGCGAGCAAGATCAACCAAGTGCTTGATAGAGAACCTCTGCACATCGCTCCTGAAAATGCAGATAAAATGATCGAGACCGTAGGTTGGTGTACGGGGGGCGGTCAAGATTTCATTGAGTTAGCTGTTCAGCATGGATTGGATGCGTTTATTTCCGGTGAGATTTCTGAGCGTACGACGTATACAGCACGTGAGATGGATATTCATTATTTTGCAGCGGGTCACCATGCAACAGAGCGTTACGGCATCAAAGCGCTTGGAAAGTGGTTAGCTGACGAATACGGCTTACTGGTTGAGTTTATAGATATTGATAATCCGGTTTAACATACGTTAACTGCCAAAATGAAAAAAGGGTTGAGACTTACATCTCAACCCTTTTTACCTTTTTATAAGGTATTTAGCTGATGGATTACTCACGCTCATGAAGAGGTGAAAATTCACGCTGTGCGTCACCAGTGTATAGCTGACGAGGACGACCGATACGGTTCAGCGGATCGCTGTGCATCTCGTTCCAGTGAGCAATCCAGCCAATCGTACGGGAAATCGCGAAGATAACCGTAAACATTGATACCGGAATACCTATCGCCTTAAGAATGATACCTGAGTAGAAGTCTACGTTCGGGTACAGTTTCTTAGAAACGAAGTACTCATCAGAAAGAGCGATACGCTCAAGTTCCATTGCAACGTCTAGTAGAGGATCTTGAATGTTTAGCTCTTTTAGAACTTCGTGACACGTTTCACGCATTACTGTTGCACGTGGATCGTAGTTCTTGTAAACACGGTGACCAAAGCCCATTAAACGGAATGGGTCATCTTTGTCTTTCGCACGCTCAACGTATTCCGGGATGTTATCAACGCTGCCGATTTCTTCCAGCATCTTCAGACATGCTTCATTAGCGCCGCCGTGAGCAGGGCCCCAAAGGGATGCAATACCAGCAGCAATACATGCGAATGGGTTTGCACCGGAAGAGCCAGCCAGACGTACAGTTGACGTTGAAGCATTTTGCTCATGATCTGCGTGTAGCGTGAAGATTTTATCCATAGCACGCGCTACTACAGGGTTTACTTCATACTCTTCACATGGGTTTGCGAACATCATGTGCAGGTAGTTTTCCGCGTAGCTTAAGTCGTTACGAGGGTAGATAAAAGGCTGGCCGATTGAGTATTTGTAACACATCGCCGCCAATGTAGGCATTTTTGAAATCAGACGGTACGCCGCAATTTCGCGGTGTTCGTCGTTATTCACGTCAAGAGAATCGTGGTAGAACGCTGCAAGCGCTCCAACTACACCACACATTACTGCCATTGGGTGAGCGTCACGTCGGAAGCCGTGGAAGAAGCTTGCGATTTGCTCATGTACCATAGTATGACGAGTAACAGTTTTCTTGAACTTCTCGTATTGGTCTCGGGTAGGGGCTTCACCATAAAGAAGGATGTAACATACTTCGAGGTAATCTGCGTTATTGGCTAACTGATCAATCGGGAAACCGCGGTGTAAAAGTATACCTTTGCCACCATCGATGTAAGTGATTGATGATTCACAG is part of the Vibrio sp. B1FLJ16 genome and encodes:
- a CDS encoding DUF1853 family protein; translated protein: MNQLQRFYQWIATSPPLFQLRAPFVTLEEVSAPPLCASEEYNGNPRLGFLYQHLCTMLLSNSHHYQIVAEEIQLNAPDGRTIGAVDLILKNTESGQIEHWEVAIKFYLLHQGVWYGPNAHDQLDKKLDRMLTHQLKMSDRPEFRELFPLETPPVERLLMQGRLYINPFCEEHIPADCLGYGLEQTQISGYWCYQSQWEQIGEPLYSLSKPMWAIGTEEHLEPIEKPSGKFVHAQTKSGQFWFVVEDSWPNKE
- a CDS encoding Nif3-like dinuclear metal center hexameric protein; this encodes MNNLKLEQILNDKLSPQLIKDYAPNGLQVEGTSAVKRIVTGVTASQALIDKAVELNADALLVHHGYFWKGEPEPIRGMKGKRIRSLIKNDINLYGYHLPLDIHPELGNNVELARLLEIEVEGGLEGHPQSVAMYGRLKKPMTGAEFASKINQVLDREPLHIAPENADKMIETVGWCTGGGQDFIELAVQHGLDAFISGEISERTTYTAREMDIHYFAAGHHATERYGIKALGKWLADEYGLLVEFIDIDNPV
- a CDS encoding citrate synthase, whose protein sequence is MADKKATLHVEGQAPIELPIMEGTLGTPVIDVRKLGANGYFTFDPGFLATASCESSITYIDGGKGILLHRGFPIDQLANNADYLEVCYILLYGEAPTRDQYEKFKKTVTRHTMVHEQIASFFHGFRRDAHPMAVMCGVVGALAAFYHDSLDVNNDEHREIAAYRLISKMPTLAAMCYKYSIGQPFIYPRNDLSYAENYLHMMFANPCEEYEVNPVVARAMDKIFTLHADHEQNASTSTVRLAGSSGANPFACIAAGIASLWGPAHGGANEACLKMLEEIGSVDNIPEYVERAKDKDDPFRLMGFGHRVYKNYDPRATVMRETCHEVLKELNIQDPLLDVAMELERIALSDEYFVSKKLYPNVDFYSGIILKAIGIPVSMFTVIFAISRTIGWIAHWNEMHSDPLNRIGRPRQLYTGDAQREFSPLHERE